TGTCGTCTGCGTAGGCGAAAGTGGATGCACTGATGGCGAGCAACGTGCCGAGCGCAATACGTTTGGTAAAACAAGACGTGATTACTGTTTTCATGATTGGAACAACAACATCCGTGGGTATAAGTTAAAAAACGAGCCACACTATAACAGATGAAAATCGGGGCGGCACCAGACAATACGTTACGCGATTTTGCCGATCGCCGGGGCGGTATCGTTATCGCTCGTACAAATAAGGAAAGAGGGAATTTATCCCTCTTTCGAGAGCGAATACGTTACTGCGCGCCGGACACCGTGGTGATAAATGACGGCTGTTGCGCTTCGCTGGAAAGGCGTTGTTGCAGGTCGGCAGCTTGCTGACGGCTCTGGAACGGCCCCAACTGGATGCGATATAAACCGTTATTCAGGGTGACTTTGCCAGGCACGCGGAAGCGCTCGTTCAGGCTTTTCAGCCAGGTTTGTGCTCGCTGCTGATCGCTCAGCGCGCCGACCTGCACCACGATGTTGCCGGAACCGGCAGGCACAGCCGGTTGCGACAGCGTGCGCGATGGCTGTACGGCGCCTGGCGCAGCCGCGACCGCAGGTGCAATCGCGGTGGCTCTGACTGGCGCAGCGGCAGGCGTTGGTTCCGAGCCTTCCAGCACTCCGCTGGGCAGTGGCTTGGGCGCGCCGAGGAAGCTGCCTCCGCTCGGGGTGCCGGCATTGCCGACAGATGGGTTGCCGCTAACGATATTGCCGGCACCATCACCTGCCGTCGGCGTCAACGTGGCATTGCTGATCGGCCGCACCGCGGCGGCAGTCGCCGGTGCGCTTTCCATCACCGGCGTTCCCAGCCCGCTGGAGCCCAGCGTCGGGCGCGACGGCAGGGCAAAGCTCTGTTTGGCGACACGGGTGCCGATGGTGCCGGGGCCGGAGAGCGAGCCATCCGGCGCCACGCTGATAAAGTCCACCTTCACCTTGGTATTGTTGGACAGATTAAGGCGGTCTGCCGCGCCTTTGGTCAGATCGATGATTCTGCCCGGCGTATAAGGCCCGCGATCGTTGACGCGCACCACCAGACGGCGACCGTTGCTGAGGTTGGTGACCCGCACATAGCTGGGAATCGGCAGCGCGGGGTGGGCGGCGGCCATGGCGTTGACGTCGAATTCTTCACCCGTCGCCGTGCGGTTACCGACCGATTCCCGATCGTGCCAGGCGGCAAACCCGCTTTCACTGAAATTCTCCGGGTTTTTGACAATACGGTAGGTTTTGCCGTTCATGCTGTAATCCTGCATGTTGGCGGGTTTGTACGGTTCGTAGCGCGGTTCCGCGCCGCCGATTTCTTCCACCGGGCCATTGTATGCCGTGGCCTGCGGTGAGGGCGACTGAGGCTGTTCCGTAACCGCGCAGCCTGCCAGCGCCAGGCCGATCGCGCCAATCCAAACCCAATCCTTACGCATTGCCTACCCCTATAAATTCTTGGATAACATTTTGCGGTGAGTGTGTATCGACATGACGATACCGAATCCCGCCATCAAGACGACCAGCGCCGAGCCGCCATAGCTGACCAACGGCAGCGGCACCCCGACCACCGGCAGGATACCACTCACCATGCCGATGTTAACAAACACATACACGAAAAAGATTAGCATCAAGCCGCCGACCATCACCCGACCGAACGAGGTTTGCGCATTGGCGGCGATCACCAGGCCGCGCATGATCAGGAACAGGTATAGCGCCAGCAGGATCAGCACGCCGATCAGCCCCAGTTCTTCAGCCAGCACCGCGAAGATAAAGTCGGTATGGCGTTCCGGCAGGAACTCCAATTGAGACTGCGTGCCCTGTAACCAGCCTTTGCCAGTCAGGCCGCCGGAGCCGATGGCGATTTTCGACTGGATAATATGATAACCGGCGCCGAGCGGATCGGTTTCCGGGTCGAGCAGCATCATTACCCTGTCGCGCTGGTAGTCATGCATCAGGAAGAACCACAAGACGGGAATGAACGCCGCTAGCAGAATGGCGGCAATGGCGATCAGCCGCCAGCTCATACCGGCGAGGAACAGCACGAACAGGCCGGAAGCGCAAATCAGGATGGCGGTGCCAAGGTCCGGCTGAGCAGCCACCAGTAGGGTGGGGGCGAACGTCAGCACCAGCGCGATGCCGGTGTTTTTCAGCGATGGCGGGCACATATCGCGGTTGATATAGCGGGCCACCATCAGCGGCACCGCGATTTTGGCGATTTCCGACGGCTGGAAGCGCACCACGCCCAAATCGAGCCAGCGCTGCGCGCCTTTACTGATCTGGCCGAATACATCCACCATGACCAGCAGGATAAAACAGAAAATGTACAGATACGGCGCCCAGCCTTCATAGACCCGCGGCGGGATTTGCGCCATGCCGATCATGACGATCAATCCCAGCACGCATTGAGCGATTTTGCGCTCCATCATGCCCGTGTCCTGTCCGCTGGCGCTCCACATGACGAACATGCTATAGCCCAGTAACGCCATTACACACAGAAGGAAAGGCAGATCAATGTGCATCTTGGTCCAGATTGAGCCTTTTTGTTGACTGTCTGTCATGGTGCCTCTACTCGGTTTCACTGCCCGGCGGCGACGGCGGCGCGTCCGGCAGGTTGGTATTATTGTCGCCCAGTATGATGTGGTCGAGTATCTGCCGCACAATGCTCCCGACGGCCGGCCCGGCGCCGCCGTTTTCCAGAATGATGGACATGGCGACTTTCGGGTTGTTATAAGGCGCGAAGGCGGTCATCAGTTTGTGGTCGCGCAGCCGTTCGGCAATCCGGTTGGCGTTATAGGTTTCGTTTTCCTTCAGGCCGAATACCTGTGCCGTCCCTGACTTGGCCGCAATCTTATACGGCGCGTCGGCAAAGAATTTGTGGGCGGTACCGTTCTGGCGGTTGGCGACGCCGTACATACCGTCTTTGACGATCCCCCAGTAACCGGAGCGAATATCGCCGATCTGCTGGTGTTCCTGCTGGCGGTACGGCACCTG
The DNA window shown above is from Dickeya dadantii NCPPB 898 and carries:
- the rlpA gene encoding endolytic peptidoglycan transglycosylase RlpA, which produces MRKDWVWIGAIGLALAGCAVTEQPQSPSPQATAYNGPVEEIGGAEPRYEPYKPANMQDYSMNGKTYRIVKNPENFSESGFAAWHDRESVGNRTATGEEFDVNAMAAAHPALPIPSYVRVTNLSNGRRLVVRVNDRGPYTPGRIIDLTKGAADRLNLSNNTKVKVDFISVAPDGSLSGPGTIGTRVAKQSFALPSRPTLGSSGLGTPVMESAPATAAAVRPISNATLTPTAGDGAGNIVSGNPSVGNAGTPSGGSFLGAPKPLPSGVLEGSEPTPAAAPVRATAIAPAVAAAPGAVQPSRTLSQPAVPAGSGNIVVQVGALSDQQRAQTWLKSLNERFRVPGKVTLNNGLYRIQLGPFQSRQQAADLQQRLSSEAQQPSFITTVSGAQ
- the mrdB gene encoding peptidoglycan glycosyltransferase MrdB (rod shape-determining protein RodA) yields the protein MTDSQQKGSIWTKMHIDLPFLLCVMALLGYSMFVMWSASGQDTGMMERKIAQCVLGLIVMIGMAQIPPRVYEGWAPYLYIFCFILLVMVDVFGQISKGAQRWLDLGVVRFQPSEIAKIAVPLMVARYINRDMCPPSLKNTGIALVLTFAPTLLVAAQPDLGTAILICASGLFVLFLAGMSWRLIAIAAILLAAFIPVLWFFLMHDYQRDRVMMLLDPETDPLGAGYHIIQSKIAIGSGGLTGKGWLQGTQSQLEFLPERHTDFIFAVLAEELGLIGVLILLALYLFLIMRGLVIAANAQTSFGRVMVGGLMLIFFVYVFVNIGMVSGILPVVGVPLPLVSYGGSALVVLMAGFGIVMSIHTHRKMLSKNL